From the genome of Leptolyngbyaceae cyanobacterium, one region includes:
- a CDS encoding NADPH-dependent FMN reductase, with product MVKIVGIGGSLRTDSYSQQALNLAALRVEALGAEVEILDLREMNLPFCNGEDEYPDYPDVEKLRNAVRSADGLILATPEYHGSVSGVLKNALDLMSFEHLSDKVVGTISVLGGQSNNNALNDLRVILRWVHAWVIPEQVAIGQAWKAFGSDGKLLDEKLSQRFDKFAESLIESTRKLRGVA from the coding sequence ATGGTGAAAATAGTTGGTATTGGCGGTAGCCTCAGAACAGACTCCTACAGTCAACAAGCTTTAAATTTAGCGGCTTTGCGCGTAGAAGCACTCGGCGCGGAAGTAGAAATACTCGATCTGCGAGAAATGAACTTGCCGTTTTGCAATGGGGAAGATGAGTATCCCGATTACCCAGATGTGGAGAAGTTGCGAAACGCGGTACGTAGTGCTGATGGATTAATTTTGGCAACGCCGGAGTATCACGGTAGCGTTAGTGGCGTATTGAAAAACGCCCTCGATTTGATGAGTTTCGAGCATCTCAGCGATAAAGTAGTTGGTACGATCAGCGTTTTGGGCGGACAATCTAACAACAACGCCTTAAATGATTTGCGAGTAATTTTACGATGGGTACACGCATGGGTTATACCGGAACAGGTTGCGATCGGTCAAGCATGGAAAGCTTTTGGTTCTGATGGCAAACTGTTAGATGAAAAGCTTTCTCAACGCTTTGATAAGTTTGCCGAAAGTTTGATAGAAAGTACTCGCAAGTTACGGGGAGTTGCTTAG
- a CDS encoding TetR/AcrR family transcriptional regulator: protein MKKADSDRAGRSQSTDKVEAILQGAMQEFLAHGYAATTMDKVTAAAGVSKTTVYSYFQDKESLFAALVERLVDDHCQAALNPEDAQSWEGETSEVLQRFGVNFLENVKSKEQLRDLVRLIIAESGRFPVLAQIFVRKVDKKVFQLLVKYFVSNQELQLPDPEAAARVFLGSLVHFVIVQDMLHAKDIMPMESDRLINILVYLLTANLREKSDDRYSGTRQKSSRRKRSPSGKFEPDYQSEPKRLRSIRLTDTAWEKLAEIAKENELTRSELIENLARQEEI, encoded by the coding sequence ATGAAGAAGGCAGATAGCGATCGCGCGGGACGTTCACAATCAACAGATAAAGTCGAAGCCATCTTACAAGGGGCGATGCAAGAATTCCTGGCGCATGGCTATGCTGCTACCACGATGGACAAGGTAACTGCGGCGGCTGGAGTATCGAAAACCACGGTTTACAGTTACTTTCAAGATAAAGAAAGCTTATTTGCCGCCTTAGTTGAAAGATTAGTAGACGATCATTGTCAAGCAGCATTAAATCCCGAAGACGCGCAATCCTGGGAAGGAGAAACTAGTGAAGTTTTGCAACGTTTCGGGGTAAACTTTTTGGAAAATGTCAAAAGTAAAGAGCAATTGCGAGATTTAGTTAGATTAATTATTGCTGAATCCGGACGTTTTCCCGTGCTAGCACAAATTTTCGTGCGGAAAGTCGATAAAAAGGTTTTTCAGCTTTTAGTCAAATACTTTGTATCCAATCAAGAATTACAACTTCCCGATCCTGAAGCAGCAGCGAGAGTATTTCTCGGTTCTTTAGTGCATTTCGTAATCGTGCAAGATATGTTGCACGCTAAAGATATCATGCCGATGGAAAGCGATCGCTTAATTAACATTTTAGTTTACTTATTAACAGCCAATCTAAGAGAAAAATCAGACGATCGATATTCCGGTACGAGACAAAAATCATCTCGCCGCAAGCGTTCCCCCTCCGGTAAATTTGAACCAGACTATCAAAGCGAACCAAAACGCTTGAGGTCGATTCGCCTAACTGACACAGCATGGGAAAAACTAGCAGAAATTGCCAAAGAAAACGAACTAACTCGTAGCGAATTAATTGAAAACTTGGCTAGACAAGAAGAAATATGA
- a CDS encoding ABC exporter membrane fusion protein translates to MVRDLTVKDFPFLKPIPRQVVILGIAASLGIAGMTASRVLNLQLPDSAKESQVSQVVVPQVTTVTALGRLEPAGEVIKLSPPSSSQGSRVEQLLVKEGDSVKAGQVIAILDNRDRLQAAYEKSQEAVQVAKANLAKVQAGAKEGEIEAQKAEIGRIQAQSLGDERAQRETLARLEAQWLGDKATTQATLARLEAQWEGDKRAQQATIKRLEAELENAKSEFRRYEQLYKEGAIAQSIFDSKRLSVQTLTEQLTEAKAILARTDATGSKQISEAKANLERITATGSKQINEAKAVLARIQATGSQQASSAQATLNKIAEVRPVDVAAAQAELRQAIASAKEAKANLDQTYLKAPQEGVIFKIHTRPGETVSNNGIVEIGQVNQMMAVAEVYQTDVSKIEPGQKVRIESTSLPGDIHGIVDRIGWQIERQNVINSDPSENIDSRVVEVHIRLDEASTQKAAKFTNLQVKVAIEL, encoded by the coding sequence ATGGTTCGCGACTTAACGGTTAAAGATTTTCCCTTCCTCAAGCCCATTCCCCGCCAGGTTGTAATACTTGGCATCGCCGCCAGCCTGGGCATCGCTGGAATGACAGCCTCGCGAGTCCTCAACTTACAGCTACCGGATTCTGCCAAAGAAAGCCAAGTATCTCAGGTGGTTGTCCCGCAGGTGACAACGGTGACGGCGCTGGGTAGACTTGAACCGGCGGGAGAAGTGATTAAGCTTTCGCCTCCTTCATCGAGTCAAGGGAGTCGGGTAGAGCAGCTATTAGTTAAAGAGGGAGATTCCGTTAAAGCAGGACAAGTAATTGCGATTTTGGATAATCGCGATCGCTTACAAGCCGCTTACGAGAAAAGCCAAGAAGCCGTGCAAGTGGCGAAAGCAAACCTAGCTAAAGTGCAAGCTGGCGCAAAAGAAGGTGAAATCGAAGCGCAAAAAGCGGAAATTGGCAGAATTCAGGCACAATCACTTGGTGACGAAAGGGCGCAACGAGAAACCTTAGCCAGACTAGAAGCCCAATGGCTAGGGGATAAAGCAACTACACAAGCGACGTTGGCGCGACTAGAAGCGCAATGGGAAGGAGATAAGCGGGCGCAACAAGCCACAATTAAAAGATTAGAAGCCGAGTTGGAGAATGCCAAATCGGAATTTCGGCGTTACGAGCAATTGTACAAAGAAGGTGCGATCGCACAATCGATATTTGACAGCAAACGACTTTCCGTACAAACTCTCACCGAACAACTAACGGAAGCCAAAGCCATTTTAGCCAGAACCGACGCCACCGGCAGCAAGCAAATCAGCGAAGCCAAAGCTAACTTAGAAAGAATTACCGCCACCGGCAGCAAGCAGATTAACGAAGCCAAAGCAGTTTTGGCGCGAATTCAAGCCACTGGTAGCCAACAAGCCAGTTCTGCACAAGCCACTTTAAACAAAATTGCCGAAGTGCGCCCGGTGGATGTCGCCGCAGCACAAGCGGAACTCAGACAAGCGATCGCAAGTGCGAAAGAAGCCAAAGCGAATTTAGACCAAACTTACCTAAAAGCGCCCCAAGAAGGCGTAATTTTCAAAATCCATACTCGTCCTGGCGAAACCGTTTCCAACAATGGCATCGTCGAAATCGGACAAGTCAACCAAATGATGGCAGTAGCAGAAGTTTACCAAACCGATGTCAGCAAAATCGAACCAGGACAGAAAGTGCGGATTGAAAGCACTTCTCTACCAGGTGATATACATGGAATAGTCGATCGCATCGGCTGGCAAATCGAACGCCAAAACGTGATCAACAGCGACCCCAGCGAGAACATCGACTCCAGAGTAGTAGAAGTTCACATCCGCTTAGACGAAGCCTCCACCCAAAAAGCGGCCAAATTTACCAACTTACAAGTCAAAGTTGCGATCGAATTATGA
- a CDS encoding DevA family ABC transporter ATP-binding protein: protein MTAVISIQNLNHYFGKGQLRKQALFDINLEINAGEIIIMTGPSGSGKTTLLTLVGGLRSAQEGSLKVLGKELCRANEKQLTEIRRQNGYIFQAHNLHGSLTALQNVRMGLEVHPKISPAEMNDRAKEMLEAVGLGNRVNYYPDDLSGGQKQRVAIARALVSQPKIVLADEPTAALDKKSGRDVVELMQKLAKEQGCTILLVTHDNRILDIADRIVYMEDGRLISDGNLDALAIAS, encoded by the coding sequence ATGACAGCCGTAATTTCCATCCAAAACCTAAACCATTACTTCGGAAAAGGGCAACTTCGTAAACAAGCGTTGTTCGACATCAACTTAGAAATTAACGCTGGCGAAATCATCATTATGACTGGCCCATCCGGTTCCGGCAAAACCACCCTACTAACCTTAGTAGGCGGTTTGCGTTCTGCCCAAGAAGGCAGCTTAAAAGTATTAGGAAAAGAACTTTGCCGTGCCAATGAAAAACAATTAACCGAAATACGTCGCCAGAACGGTTATATTTTCCAAGCCCATAATTTACACGGAAGCTTAACTGCACTACAAAACGTGCGAATGGGATTAGAAGTACATCCCAAAATTTCCCCTGCCGAAATGAACGATCGGGCCAAAGAAATGCTAGAAGCAGTAGGATTAGGAAATCGCGTCAATTACTATCCAGATGACTTATCTGGAGGACAAAAACAAAGAGTAGCTATTGCACGCGCCTTAGTCAGTCAACCGAAAATTGTCCTAGCAGATGAACCGACTGCCGCCCTAGATAAAAAATCCGGACGAGATGTAGTAGAATTGATGCAAAAATTAGCCAAAGAACAAGGTTGTACTATCTTATTAGTTACCCACGATAACCGAATTTTGGATATAGCCGATCGCATTGTCTACATGGAAGACGGACGCCTGATTAGCGATGGCAATTTAGATGCCTTAGCAATCGCGAGTTAA
- the devC gene encoding ABC transporter permease DevC — translation MIGFIDTIRRRTPLGWLQLSRHKSRLLVALSGIAFADVLMFMQLGFQNALYDSNTRLNRALEGDIVLMSPQARNTQSLSTFSRRRLYQAADVPGVESAQAMYINTISWKNPQTRKKTTVQVLGISTEQPALKLPEINAQLDKIRLPDHFLFDRGARGDYQQVFTQLEAGKEVTTEIDKRTITISGLFKLGASFGADGSIISSDENFLRLFPKRQAGSVNLGLIDIEPGADSTQVAAALKAYLPDDVKVLTIEEFVKFEEDYWKSGSPIGFIFGLGVAMGFIVGVIIVYQVLSTDVNAHIKEYATFKAMGYHNSYLLGVIFEEAIILAVLGFLPGFVVPIGLYHVTRTATNLPLYMTLARAIMVLTLTIIMCVISGTIATSKLQSADPADMF, via the coding sequence ATGATTGGATTTATCGATACCATCCGGCGGCGCACCCCCTTGGGATGGCTGCAACTCAGCCGCCACAAAAGCCGCCTGCTAGTAGCCTTATCCGGGATAGCCTTTGCCGATGTCTTGATGTTCATGCAGCTAGGCTTTCAGAACGCCTTGTATGACAGCAACACCCGCCTCAACCGCGCCCTAGAGGGAGACATCGTGCTGATGAGTCCCCAAGCCCGCAACACCCAAAGTTTATCCACCTTTTCCCGGCGGCGACTCTACCAAGCTGCCGATGTGCCTGGGGTAGAATCTGCCCAAGCCATGTATATCAACACCATCAGTTGGAAAAATCCCCAGACGCGCAAAAAAACCACCGTCCAAGTACTTGGCATCAGTACCGAACAACCAGCTTTAAAGTTACCAGAAATTAACGCCCAACTAGACAAAATTCGGTTACCCGATCACTTTCTATTTGACAGAGGTGCCAGAGGAGATTACCAACAAGTTTTTACTCAATTAGAAGCAGGAAAAGAAGTAACCACCGAAATAGACAAAAGAACAATTACTATTAGTGGTTTATTCAAACTTGGTGCTTCCTTTGGTGCCGATGGTTCGATAATTTCCAGCGATGAAAATTTCTTAAGACTATTTCCCAAACGACAAGCTGGTAGCGTGAATCTCGGCTTAATTGACATCGAACCAGGCGCAGATTCCACCCAAGTAGCCGCAGCATTAAAAGCTTACCTTCCCGATGATGTAAAAGTACTAACCATTGAAGAATTCGTCAAATTTGAAGAAGACTATTGGAAAAGTGGAAGCCCAATCGGGTTCATTTTCGGTTTGGGAGTAGCGATGGGTTTTATCGTCGGTGTCATTATCGTTTATCAAGTACTTTCCACCGATGTAAACGCCCACATCAAAGAATACGCCACCTTCAAAGCAATGGGCTATCACAACTCCTATTTGTTGGGAGTAATTTTTGAAGAAGCAATCATTTTAGCAGTCTTAGGTTTTCTGCCAGGATTCGTAGTACCGATCGGACTTTACCATGTAACTCGCACCGCTACTAACTTACCACTTTACATGACTTTAGCACGCGCCATAATGGTTTTAACCTTAACCATTATCATGTGCGTAATTTCCGGTACGATCGCAACCAGCAAACTACAATCCGCCGACCCCGCAGATATGTTTTAA